The sequence GCTCCAGATATCGAGCACGGAAGCGGCGAAGGGCGCGACGATCAGGGCATTCTTCAGCCAACCGCGCAGGTCCGCCAGGGCTATAACGAGGCCGCACACGAAAAAGATCGTGGTATAGCCAAACAGGTGAAAATGCCCCTCGGACACCAGCGCTTCAAAGGTAGGGATAGAGACGATGGGTTCGTCGGACATGCTTTCGTCCGTATCCAGATCGTCGAAGCTAAATTCTTCCGATTCCTCGCTGACGCCGGCCTCTCCCTCGACCGGAGTTTCCTCTAACCCTTCCATTACACGGCGAGAGGCTTCGTTTCCGTAATAGCGCTCTGCCGCCTGGTCGGGGCTGAATCCAATCTTCAGAGCGATGTTCGAAAGCGCGAAAATATACCCTGTGCCGAGCGTCATCAACGCAGCGGTAAACAGCAGCTTAAACGCCATCGGGAGGCGGGAAAGGCGCATTGTGGGGAGTGAGTCCATAAGGGTGGTGAGTTAAAGGGACCGGGTGGTTCGGGGGGTGTCTTAAAACTCAAAGATCATCGCGAATCGAAATAAGTCGTTATCGACCTCGTTTACCTCCTCCTGATTAAACTGGTACTGGGCCAACAGCATAAGGTGTTGCTGGATTCGTGTGATGAGGGCGACCTCCCAGTTGTGGCTGTCGTTGTTCGTCACGTCGTCATCGAAATCGATGATGGTGCCGTAACGGACGCGCGGAGTGACGACTCGGAGGCCACGATAGGAGACTTCGGCGTAGTCGCCGTAGCGGAAATACCAGCTTTCGCTGTTATTATCGGGGTCGACCAGCACGTCATCCTGCACCTCGGCGCGGGCGAACGCGGCGCGCAGGCGGAGATCGCGCAGGAAAGGGACGTCGAGCAGGCCGTAGTCCAGCAACAGGTCGCCGCCCCAGAGCAACACCTGCCCTTCCGCGTCTTCGACCCCGAACTCGTTATACAGGGCGGAGCCCCAGGCCTGAATCTTACTCCCCAGGCTCAGGTGGAGGCGACCGCCATAGGCGAACAGATCGTCCGCTCCACCATTCGTGAAGCTGATCACCTGGCCCAGCTCGTTCTGGAAGCCGCGAATAGCAAAGAGATCGCCGGCGATCGCCATATTGTCGCCCGAATACACCTGGCCATGGAGGTTGCCCCCGAATTCCGACCACACGTTCGGCAGCAACAGGCCCGTAAACGGATCCCCCTGACGGCCGCCGTAATAGTGGTGGAACGGAGTGGCGCCGAAGGGCACCCAGATTTTGCCGGCGCGCAGATTAAACCGACTGGAGAGGTCGTAGCCGATTTCGTAGTAGGATAAATCGAGTACCTCGGCATCGAGGGTGATCCGATCCGTCGGAGTCACCTTCAAGAACAGAAACTTGTGGTAGTTGCGGATCGATCGCTGTTGGAGGGCTTCGTTCTCCAGGGGGTTCTGCACCTCGAAGTTGACGTCGAATCGACCGCTTATGTGTACCATGTCCAGCCATCCGCCGAGCGACTCGGTGGCCGGCGCCGGCGGTTCTTCCACGATATCGTCAAAACCAAATTCAACGGACGAGGTGTCTTCGACGACCTGGGCGTTCACCGGAGCCGTATATACCAGTAATAGAAGCAGCACCAGGGAGGCAGCGTATGGGTAGCGCATGGCGTTCTGTGTATATTGTGGCCGTAATGACGCCCGTTTTCGCCGGGAGCGCCATCTGTGCGTGAGAAAACTACGTCTGACGCGCTGACTGCAGAATACCAATTTAACCTGACCCTAATGTAGGGAACTCCCCTAGAGTAGGCGTAAGGATATCACTACTTCCCGCATTAATACTCCGGCATATCTTCGCATCTAATTACCGGGCCCAGTATACTGGATAGGTCTACGAAGACGGCCATCTGAACGCGTCCCTGTCGGATCTGGCACGCCCGCTCACCCCAAGAAGAATATCCCCTATGCGCACGCGCTACTCATCATTTATCATTGGACTCGCAGGTCTGCTCGGTGCATTCAGTATGGTAATGGTCGGAGGCTGCGATCTCCGCGAGGTCGTGGAAGTCGAACGGCCGTTTTTCAAAGATCCTCCGGCTGAAGCCCTGGGCTTCCTGGGGTATGACGACCAGGATGAGAAGCTGACGGTGTGCGGCAACTGCCATGTCGGCCAGCAGGCCGAGTGGCAGTTCACGGCACACGCCGGCGCGTGGGCCGGCCTGCAGGACGGCGGTAATGCGCAGGCCTTCTGTGAGAATTGCCACGCCGTCGGGGCCCTCGGCAATCCGCTGACGGATGCCTCGGGCTGGGAGGCCACCCAAGACGAGCGGTACCACGACGTCCAGTGCGAAAGCTGTCACGGTCCGGGCCAGGCGCACGCCGCCAATCCGGACATCGACACCGCCCACCCGATTGCTTCGTTGTCCGTGGGCGACATCACGGCCGATATCGCCAACGCGACCGGTTGCGCCGAGTGTCACCAGGGCGCCCACCACCCGTTCGCCGACGAATGGGCCCAGTCCAAACACGCCACGGTGGTCGAGTCGGCCGCCGGCCGCGAGGCCTGCCAGGGCTGCCACCGCGGTCAGGGTGTACTTGCCGCCTGGGGCGTGACGGACAACTACGTGGAAAAGGACTCGCCCGAGCATCTGGCCATCACGTGCGGCGTCTGCCACGACCCGCACAACGGGGAGAACGGAGGCCAACTGCGCCGCCCCGTGGCCACGGTGTCCGTCGAGCAACACCTGTGCGCGGCCTGTCACGACCGGCGGACGGTGCCAGACCCGAATTCGGCCCGCGGCCTGGAACCTCATGCGCCGGAAACCGCCTTGCTCGTCGGCGACGCCGGCTGGTTTCCGCCGAACGCCAACATAGACCCGGGCGAAATCATCGCGACCCACGGCAGCGAGGCCAACCCCAAACTCTGCGCCACCTGCCACGTGAACAGCTTCGAGGTGACGGATGAGGACACGGGCGACTTCGTGTTCAGCGCCACGGGCCACCTGTTCACCGCCATGCCGTGTGTCGATGCCCAGGGTAAGCCGACGACCAATACCGATTGCGCCATCTCAACGGCCGAGCGCTCGTTTGACTCCTGCGCCTCGTCGGGTTGCCACGCCACCGAAGACGCGGCTGCGCTGGCCATGGCGACAACGAGCGACCGAATCCAAGATCTCGCGGACGATCTGTTCGCGCTCCTGTCGATCGTGGACCCGAATCTGGAAGAAGCCGGCGGGGTGATCGACCCTGCCGACCCGACGTTCACCACGGCGGAAGGCGCCTTCTTTAACTACCACCTGGCCGAGTTTGGCGGGGATGTGTACGGTGGCACGGCCCACAATCCGTTCCTTATCCAGTCCCTCCTCATCGCCAGCATGGACGCCGTGCTCGAAGAATACGGCAACGAAGGACCGGGTAAATTGACCCGCGATCTCAAACAGGAGCTCCAGGATGTCCTGGACCGCATGCCTCCTAAAGGCAGTATCAGGCCGTTGGTGCGGGAATAGGTTGGCAGGTTACAGGTTGGCAGGTTACAGGTCTAATAAACCTGCAACCTGCCAACTTGCCAACCTGCAACCCCCTACTGCCTGAACCCCGCCGCATTGGCGAGGCTTTCCTCGGGCAGCCAGTTGTGCGTTACGCGGTAGCCGGCGCCGACAAACCCGAACCCGTTCTCCACATTGTCCATCGTGCCAGGTTGTACGAGGATTTCCGGATCGAAGCCGCCGGCGGGAGGAGACCACTCTTCGTTCGCGGCCAGAAACCGGATCTGAATGCCCCGGAGCTGAATGCCGGGCGCCAGCTCGATCGCCCGCTGGGAGCGGATATAATCCAGAACGGTTCGGTAGTCCCGGGCCAGATTAACCTGGATCAACCACCCATCCGCCACGCGACTGGCCTGCTCGTTATAGGGAATCACGAGCGATTCGAGCTTCTCTCCCAGCGAAGCCTGGGTGTAGTCGAACCCGTATTCCAGTTCCAGCTTGAGCAGGTTGGGCACATCGCCGAGGACGCGGACTGGTACGATGGTGCTTGAGGCCAACGAGGGGGATTGGATCACGATCTCGCTCTCACCGGGCACCCGCACGGTGACCTGCGTCTCGACCCCGGCGCCGTTGGCCACCCGCACATCGTAACGCCGCCCGAAATCGGCTGCTCCAGGCCACCAGTACATATGCACGAACGAGCCATCGGGCTGGCGAATCAACGAGTCCTGCCAGGTGCTTGAGGCGCCCGTTTCGGTATTGGTCCAACTGAACACGGCATCGAGCGGCGCATCGGTCAACTGCCGGAGTTGTCCCTCGACGGGAAACACGAGCACACGCTGGGTATCGAGCTGCGGCGAGACCACGCCGTAGAGGGTGAACGGCTGATCGGTCCCGATCACCGGGTTGATGTCTGAATCGCAGCCGGCGACCATCCCGGCGGCAATCACGGCGCACAAGAGGGATGCACGGATCATTGGAAGGCGACTTTTAGGCCCAGTGATGGGATGAACGGAAGCTGATCGACGCGTTGCAGGGTGAACACATCCAGATAAAAAATGTTGGCGCGGTCGTACACGTTGAGCACACTCGCCTGCGCCGTGAGCCGGCTCCGCCCGATGACGAACGACCGCTCGACGCTCACGTCCAGCCGGTGGTAACCCGGCAGTTGCGCATTATACGGTCGCTCGTAGATCACGCGACGCGACGCCGGCAACTCGCCGACGTTGACGATGTCCTCGATGAGCGCAAACCCGTCGAACCCGATGGCACGGCTATACGGCAGGCCGGCGCCGTAGGTCCAGTGTGCGCTCACCTCGAATCCCCGCACCTCGACCCCCGTCAACAGGTTGAGCTGGTGACGCCGGTCGTGCGGCGGGCGAAAATCGAGCGTCTCCACGCCGTACCAGACCTGGATACTGGCCTGCTCGGCCTGGTACCGGGTGGCGGAATAGCCGTAGTTTACCTGGAGATACAGCGGCCCGCGCTGCGCGTCCATACGCACGTCGAATCCGGCCGAGCGGCCGGAGGCCGGCTGCATGCGGGTCGTGAACCGCGGGTAGGCTGTCCACTCGGCCACCAGCAAGTTCGCGTAGTGCTTGTAGAAGCCCTCGGCCGACAGCCGGATCCCCCGAGCGGTGTCGATGCTGTACCCGACGATTGCATGGGTGGCCTTCTGGATGCGTCCGGCGTCGACACTCCGAGAACGCCCGTCCTCGGGGGGGATGCTCGTCCATGCTGTAAATACATTCGCGGCGTCGCGCCGGTCGGTGAGGCCGACGATCTCCTGGTGGTGGATGCCCGTCGCGGCGCTAATCTGGTGCCCGCCTCGTTCCCAAACGAAGCGTAGCCGCGGCTCCAGGTAGGGCTGGAAACGCACCTTGTAGAATTGGGCACGCAGGGAGGGTTGGAAGCGGGCGTGTTCACCTATCTCGATATCCATCTCCAGAAAATTCCCCCAGTTGCCGAGCCGCGCGTTTCTGAACTCGACATTCTGATACAGCCCACCGAGTTCGCTCGTCAGGGAGATCGTGCGCAGGTCCATGCCGGCGTCTGCGTTCACGCGGGAGCCGACGAAACTGGCCGTGAGCAAGACGTGGGTGTCCTCGATCGACGAGGTACGAACGGGCGCCGCCGCCGGACCGATGCCGTTTTCCAGCCGGGAATGGGAGATACGCAGCTCGGCGGCCACCGGGACGTTGCGCGGGAGGAACAGGTACCTCCCCCCGAGTACCTCGTTGGTCCACGACACTTCGTCCGGCACGAAGTCCGCACTCGCGTCCTGGAGTGTGCCTCTGTCGTTCGTCTTGAGATAGGTGGCGGAGAGGTTGCTGGTGGACGACACCTTCATGTACAACTTGGCGAAGAGATCGTCGAACTCAAACGGCAGGCGGTCGTCGATATACTGCGTGGCGATCCGGTCCAATAACGCTTTGCGGTACGAGGCCAGCAAGGAAACACGTCCCGGGATCAGCGGCCCCTCGAACTGGAGGGCGCCGATGAAGGGGGAGATGGCGCCCGAGCCGGCGAACGACTGCGTGTTGCCATCACGCGATCGGATGTCGATCACCGACGAGAGCCGGCCCCCGAATTTAGCGCCGAACCCGCCGGCGTAGATATCGGCCCGATTGACGATATCCGACGGAAACGCAGAATAAAACCCGAGGATGTGGAAGGGCTGGTAGACGAGCATCCCGTCCAGCAGTACCATGTTCTGCGACGGCTCCCCGCCGCGGATAAACAGCTGGCCGCCCTGGTCGCCGGTGGACACGACGCCCGGGATGGTTGTGAGCAGCGACGCCAGGTCGCCCGAGACGTCAGGCGTGGGCACCCGGTCGATGTCGGCCGCTCGGATGGTTTGCAGCCCGGCCACGGGCACCGCGACGGAGGCGATGCCGGCCGACTCCACCACCAGTTCGTCCATCTCGGTTTCGACGGGGTGAAGCACGATGTTGACGGTAAGCACCTGGCCGGGCGCCAGGTCGAGCGAGTCGCTATAGAGGCGATAGCCGATAAACGAAGCGCGCACCACATACGCGCCGGGGTCGAGCCGTGTCAATTGATACAGGCCGTCGGCCCGGGTGCTCGCCCCCTCGGACACACCCACTCCCTCGACGACGACGTTCACGAGGTCCAGCGCCTGCCCGGACGAGGCGTCCGTCACAAAGCCCCGAAGCGAGGCCTGTTGGGCGTTGACTGTACCGGGTGCAAGTGACCAAAAAAGTAAACCCAAGAGCAGGCCTACCGACCGAAACGGTCTGCCTTTTTGACGTTTCACTGCGTGCACGGATTGATGTATAAGGAAGCGCCCGAAAGTACGCCCCCCCTCCATGACGTGCTCTTTTTTGTGGCCGAACGGTCGGTATTTAACACGACCTGTATATCCTCTTAACAGTCTTAGCAACTGTCTTCCCCGGCGAGTGCCGGCGAAGACAGTTGTCGGTTTAAGGTTTAAGGTTTAAGGTTCGAGGTTTAATGCGTGAAGCTCGTTGAATTTCGAACCTTAATACTTCGGACACTTTTTGTAGCTGGACCGTTCCTGACGATCAGGCCCCTCCTCGCCCCGAGAGCCTGCCCCGTACTTGATACGGGGAGGGGCCTGAATTGTCACGCGGCAGCGCACTCCTTTGTAAACTGTCCGAAGTATTAAACCTTAAACCTTCAACCCCTTCAAAACTCCAGCAACTGCTCCAGCGCCCCCTGCAGGCGCGATTTGCCGCTATAGAGGTCGCGCTCCAGCTGGGTGGAAAACGGGATGGGGGTGTCGAGCGACGCGACGCGCATGGGTGGGGCGTCGAGGTAGGTGAAGGCCGCTTCGGCGATGGTGGCGCAGAGTTCGCCGCCGAAACCGCCGGTGAGCGAGGCCTCGTGGAGGACGATCATGCGGCTCGTTTTTTTAACGGAAGCGAGCACCGTCTCGCGGTCCCATGGCACCAGGGTGCGGAGGTCGATCACTTCGACCGATGCCCCGCTGCGGCTCGCTTCGGCAGCGGCGGCTTCCAGCGCCCAGTGGACCCCGACGCCGTACGTCACTATGGTCGCGTCCGTCCCCTCTCGCGCGATTCGGGCCGAGCCGAGTGGCGTCCAGCACGGGCCGGCTGGCGCCTCGCCCTTGATGGATCGGTAGAGGAACTTGTGTTCGAAGAACAGCACCGGGTTCGGGTCGTCGATCGCGGCGCGGAGCAGCCCCTTGGCGTCTTCGGGGTTGGATGGAATCACCACCTTCAGGCCCGGCACGTGGGTGAACCAGGCTTCCATGGATTGCGAGTGGAACGGGCCGGCGCCGATGCCACCGCCAAACGGGGCGCGGATCGTGACGGGCACGGGGGCTCCCCAGCGGTAGTGGGTGGTGGCGAGGTTGTTTACAATCTGGTTGAAGCCGCACGTGATGAAGTCGGCATACTGCATT comes from Rhodothermales bacterium and encodes:
- a CDS encoding cytochrome c3 family protein; protein product: MRTRYSSFIIGLAGLLGAFSMVMVGGCDLREVVEVERPFFKDPPAEALGFLGYDDQDEKLTVCGNCHVGQQAEWQFTAHAGAWAGLQDGGNAQAFCENCHAVGALGNPLTDASGWEATQDERYHDVQCESCHGPGQAHAANPDIDTAHPIASLSVGDITADIANATGCAECHQGAHHPFADEWAQSKHATVVESAAGREACQGCHRGQGVLAAWGVTDNYVEKDSPEHLAITCGVCHDPHNGENGGQLRRPVATVSVEQHLCAACHDRRTVPDPNSARGLEPHAPETALLVGDAGWFPPNANIDPGEIIATHGSEANPKLCATCHVNSFEVTDEDTGDFVFSATGHLFTAMPCVDAQGKPTTNTDCAISTAERSFDSCASSGCHATEDAAALAMATTSDRIQDLADDLFALLSIVDPNLEEAGGVIDPADPTFTTAEGAFFNYHLAEFGGDVYGGTAHNPFLIQSLLIASMDAVLEEYGNEGPGKLTRDLKQELQDVLDRMPPKGSIRPLVRE
- a CDS encoding TonB-dependent receptor, with the translated sequence MGLLFWSLAPGTVNAQQASLRGFVTDASSGQALDLVNVVVEGVGVSEGASTRADGLYQLTRLDPGAYVVRASFIGYRLYSDSLDLAPGQVLTVNIVLHPVETEMDELVVESAGIASVAVPVAGLQTIRAADIDRVPTPDVSGDLASLLTTIPGVVSTGDQGGQLFIRGGEPSQNMVLLDGMLVYQPFHILGFYSAFPSDIVNRADIYAGGFGAKFGGRLSSVIDIRSRDGNTQSFAGSGAISPFIGALQFEGPLIPGRVSLLASYRKALLDRIATQYIDDRLPFEFDDLFAKLYMKVSSTSNLSATYLKTNDRGTLQDASADFVPDEVSWTNEVLGGRYLFLPRNVPVAAELRISHSRLENGIGPAAAPVRTSSIEDTHVLLTASFVGSRVNADAGMDLRTISLTSELGGLYQNVEFRNARLGNWGNFLEMDIEIGEHARFQPSLRAQFYKVRFQPYLEPRLRFVWERGGHQISAATGIHHQEIVGLTDRRDAANVFTAWTSIPPEDGRSRSVDAGRIQKATHAIVGYSIDTARGIRLSAEGFYKHYANLLVAEWTAYPRFTTRMQPASGRSAGFDVRMDAQRGPLYLQVNYGYSATRYQAEQASIQVWYGVETLDFRPPHDRRHQLNLLTGVEVRGFEVSAHWTYGAGLPYSRAIGFDGFALIEDIVNVGELPASRRVIYERPYNAQLPGYHRLDVSVERSFVIGRSRLTAQASVLNVYDRANIFYLDVFTLQRVDQLPFIPSLGLKVAFQ